A window from Triticum aestivum cultivar Chinese Spring chromosome 6D, IWGSC CS RefSeq v2.1, whole genome shotgun sequence encodes these proteins:
- the LOC123144143 gene encoding cation-transporting ATPase HMA5 yields MAHLQLTAVAGGRDDEMEEVALLGSYGEAEGPSSRKGQEEEEAGMRRAQVRVTGMTCSACTGAVEAALSARRGVRSAAVSLLQNRAHVVFDPALAKEEDIVEAIEDAGFEAEILPDSAVSQPKSQKALSGQFRIGGMTCAACVNSVEGILKKLPGVNRAVVALATSLGEVEYDPTAISKDEIVQAIEDAGFEAALVQSSEQDKALLGLIGLHTERDVNLLYDILRKTEGLRQFDVNSVRAEVEITFDPEVVGLRSVVDIIDMESSGRLKAHVQNPYVRSSSNDAQEASKMLHLLRSSLFLSIQVFFMRMVCPHISFINSFLLMHCGPFRIGDLLKWMLVSVVQFVVGKRFYVAAYRALRHGSTNMDVLVVLGTTATYVYSVCALLYGAFTGFHPPMYFETSAMIITFVLLGKYLEVLAKGRTSDAIKKLVELVPATAILLLKYKDGKYAGEKEIDALLIQPGDVLKVLPGSKIPADGIVTWGTSHVDESMVTGESASICKEVSSSVIGGTMNLNGILHIQAAKVGSGTVLSQIISLVETAQMSKAPIQKFADYVAGIFVPIVITLSLLTFCTWFVCGTLGAYPNSWVSETSNCFVFSLMFSISVVVIACPCALGLATPTAVMVATGVGANHGVLVKGGDALERAQNVNYIIFDKTGTLTQGKATVTTTKVFSGMDVGDFLTLVASAEASSEHPLAKAILDYAFHFHFFGKLPSSKDDVKKRKEDAFSQWLLEVADFSALPGKGVQCLINGKMILVGNRTLISENGVNIPEEAESFLVDMELNAKTGILVAYDGDFIGLMGVTDPLKREAAVVIEGLKKMGIYPVMVTGDNWRTALAVAKEIGIEDVRAEVMPAGKADVIRSFQKDGSVVAMVGDGINDSPALAAADVGMAIGAGTDIAIEAADYVLVRNNLEDVITAIDLSRKTFSRIRWNYFFAMAYNIVAIPVAAGALFPFTGLQMPPWLAGACMAFSSVSVVCSSLLLRRYRKPRLTTVLQITVE; encoded by the exons ATGGCCCACCTCCAGCTCACGGCGGTCGCCGGCGGCCGCGACGACGAGATGGAGGAGGTGGCGCTGCTGGGGTCCTACGGCGAGGCGGAGGGGCCGAGCTCGCGGAagggccaggaggaggaggaggcgggcatgCGGCGGGCCCAGGTGCGGGTCACGGGCATGACGTGCTCCGCCTGCACGGGCGCCGTCGAGGCCGCCCTCTCCGCCCGCCGCGGCGTGCGCAGCGCCGCCGTGTCGCTGCTGCAGAACCGCGCCCACGTCGTGTTCGACCCCGCGCTCGCCAAG GAAGAGGACATTGTAGAAGCAATAGAAGATGCTGGGTTTGAAGCAGAAATCCTCCCAGATTCTGCTGTTTCTCAGCCAAAGTCACAGAAGGCTTTGTCAGGCCAATTTAGGATAGGGGGGATGACTTGTGCTGCCTGTGTGAACTCAGTTGAAGGGATCTTAAAGAAGTTACCAGGTGTAAACAGAGCAGTTGTTGCATTAGCGACCTCATTAGGGGAAGTTGAGTACGATCCGACTGCTATTAGCAAAGATGAGATTGTTCAGGCTATCGAGGATGCTGGTTTTGAAGCCGCACTGGTACAAAGTAGTGAGCAAGATAAGGCTTTATTAGGTTTGATAGGATTGCATACAGAGAGAGATGTAAATTTATTGTATGATATCCTGAGAAAAACAGAAGGCCTGCGGCAATTTGATGTAAATTCTGTACGGGCAGAAGTTGAAATTACATTCGATCCAGAAGTAGTTGGTTTGAGATCGGTTGTGGATATTATTGATATGGAAAGCAGTGGCAGACTGAAAGCCCATGTACAGAATCCATATGTACGGTCTTCTTCAAATGATGCACAAGAGGCTTCGAAAATGCTTCACCTCCTTCGCTCAAGCTTATTTCTAAGT ATTCAAGTGTTTTTTATGCGCATGGTATGCCCTCACATATCTTTCATCAACTCATTCCTACTCATGCACTGCGGACCATTTCGTATAGGAGATCTGCTCAAGTGGATGCTGGTGAGTGTAGTACAATTTGTTGTTGGCAAACGTTTCTATGTTGCAGCTTATAGGGCCCTTAGACATGGCTCTACAAATATGGATGTATTGGTCGTTCTTGGCACAACTGCAACATATGTGTACTCAGTTTGCGCGCTTCTTTATGGGGCATTCACTGGATTTCATCCTCCGATGTATTTTGAGACAAGTGCAATGATAATTACATTTGTGCTATTGGGGAAGTATCTTGAGGTGCTTGCTAAAGGAAGGACATCAGATGCAATTAAGAAGCTTGTAGAGCTGGTTCCTGCTACAGCTATCTTGCTTCTGAAATACAAAG ATGGAAAATATGCTGGAGAAAAGGAAATTGATGCATTGTTGATCCAACCTGGCGATGTCTTAAAAGTGCTTCCTGGTTCAAAGATTCCTGCTGATGGCATTGTCACTTGGGGTACAAGCCATGTTGATGAAAGTATGGTAACTGGTGAATCTGCGTCTATCTGCAAGGAAGTATCCAGTTCAGTTATTGGAGGCACCATGAACCTAAATGGCATCCTTCACATACAAGCGGCGAAAGTAGGATCAGGGACAGTTTTGAGCCAGATAATATCTCTTGTTGAGACTGCCCAGATGTCTAAAGCACCTATTCAGAAGTTCGCTGATTAT GTGGCCGGCATTTTTGTTCCTATTGTCATCACATTGTCCTTACTGACATTCTGTACATG GTTTGTATGTGGGACGCTGGGGGCATATCCAAATTCATGGGTTTCAGAAACTAGCAATTGCTTTGTTTTCTCCCTCATGTTCTCCATCTCTGTTGTGGTAATTGCCTGTCCATGTGCTCTTGGTCTGGCGACACCAACTGCTGTTATGGTAGCAACTGGAGTTGGCGCCAATCATGGAGTACTTGTAAAGGGTGGAGATGCACTGGAGAGGGCTCAGAATGTTAACTATATTATATTTGATAAAACTGGGACACTGACACAAGGAAAGGCCACTGTAACAACGACGAAAGTGTTCTCAGGAATGGATGTTGGTGACTTCCTCACATTGGTAGCATCTGCGGAG GCAAGCAGTGAGCATCCACTTGCAAAAGCTATCTTGGATTATgcatttcatttccatttctttgGCAAACTCCCCTCATCAAAAGACGACgttaagaaaagaaaagaagatgcATTCTCTCAATGGCTCTTGGAAGTTGCTGATTTTTCTGCCTTGCCTGGCAAAGGAGTTCAATGTTTGATCAATGGGAAGATGATTCTG GTGGGCAACCGTACTTTGATATCTGAAAATGGGGTTAACATTCCTGAAGAGGCTGAAAGTTTCTTGGTAGACATGGAATTGAACGCAAAGACAGGCATTCTTGTAGCATATGATGGCGACTTCATTGGTTTGATGGGGGTAACCGATCCCTTGAAAAGGGAGGCTGCTGTAGTTATAGAAGGCCTAAAAAAGATGGGCATTTATCCAGTTATGGTGACAGGGGACAATTGGAGGACTGCACTGGCAGTTGCAAAGGAG ATTGGAATTGAAGATGTGAGAGCAGAGGTTATGCCTGCCGGAAAAGCTGACGTAATCCGCTCTTTCCAAAAGGATGGGAGCGTGGTTGCAATGGTTGGAGATGGGATCAATGATTCCCCTGCCCTGGCAGCAGCTGACGTCGGGATGGCCATCGGTGCAGGGACTGACATCGCCATCGAGGCAGCAGACTATGTGCTGGTGCGGAATAACCTTGAAGACGTCATCACGGCGATTGACCTCTCAAGGAAGACGTTCAGCCGAATCCGGTGGAACTACTTCTTTGCCATGGCGTATAACATCGTTGCCATCCCTGTGGCTGCCGGCGCACTCTTCCCCTTCACCGGCCTGCAAATGCCGCCGTGGCTGGCTGGCGCTTGCATGGCCTTCTCGTCGGTTAGTGTAGTATGTTCCTCGCTGCTGCTGAGGAGATATAGAAAACCAAGGCTTACCACCGTCTTGCAGATAACTGTAGAGTGA